The sequence CAGGTCGACGACCGATACGATCTTGATGCCGTGCCGCGCGGCGAAACGCTGGAGGTCGGGCAACCGCGCCATGGTGCCGTCCTCGTTCATGATCTCGCAGATGACGCCGGCCGGGTCGAGGCCGGCGATCCGGGCCAGATCCACGGCCGCTTCGGTCTGGCCGGCCCGTTCCAGGACGCCTCCGGGCCGGGCCCGGAGCGGGAAGACGTGCCCCGGCCGGATCAAGTCTTCCGGACGTGTTCTGGGGTCGATGGCGGTCAGAATGGTGGTGGCCCGGTCCGCGGCCGAGATTCCCGTGGAGACGTTCCGGCGGCCTTCGATGCTGACGCAGAAGGCGGTCTCGTACATCGACTCGTTCCTGGAGACCATGAGAGGGATCTCCAGCCGATCCAGCCGTTCTGGAGTCATGGGCATGCAGATCAGGCCGCGGCCGTGAGTGGCCATGAAGTTGATGCTCTCCGGCGTCACCCTTTCGGCCGCCATGGTCAAGTCACCTTCGTTCTCGCGGTCCTCCTCGTCCACCACGATGATCATCTTGCCGTCGTGGATGTCCTCGATGGCGTTCTCGATGGAATCCAGGCTCATGTCTGAAGACTGCTCCTACAATTCTTCCTTACTTCACCGGCGGGAGCCGGCGAAGCCAACGCAGCGAAACCTGAGACCGGGTCTGAAAACTGACCAGGGCGAGACGATACTTGCGTTCCGTATATTCCAGAAGGACGGGATTGTCCGGGTCCTTCAACAACACCCATTCGGCGCCCCGATCATCCTCCGCCCGTATGACGGCGACCTCGTGCGGGCGCCGATTCACACTGAGCCGGAAACGATCGTCCTCCAGCAATTCGAGCTTGCGGGGAAAGCGGTTCACCTTGATTCGCGTCCTGCCCTTGGACACGAGCTCTCCATAGGTCTTCCGCGAAAACCAGATCGTCATGACCTTCTTGGACTCTTTTTCCACACCCGGCTCGAAGAGTCCGAAGAGACTGAAACTGGTCCCGTTGAGCACGGAGTTGCGAAAGAGATGGAGGGTTCCTTGATTGGCGAAGGACTCCCACTCCAGGACCACGTCGGGACCGAAACGCGCCAACCGCAGGATCCACTCCCGTTCCACGGGACCCGAGTAGCTCTTGTAGATGAGAACCGAGTTGGGCCCCACCTCCAAGGATCCGGCGCCTGCCGCCTTCGAGCTAGCCGGAAAAATCAGCAGGCTGCCCAGTATGGTGACGAACGTGTGTTTCCACATACTTGCTGATCAGATCCGCTTCCAGGTTCACTCGATCCCCGACCGCCATCGTCCCGAAGTTGGTGACCGCCATGGTGTGGGGAATGATTGTGGCCTCAAAGCCCTTGGAATTCAACGCCGACAGCGTCAGGCTCACGCCGTTGACGGCAATGCTTCCCTTGAAAGTACAGTAGCGCAACACTTCCGCCGGCGCCTCGATCCGGAAGATCCACGAGTTCCCTTCGGGCAGCTTGGAGACCAGGCGTCCGGGCGCGTCCACATGTCCCTGCACCAGGTGGCCCCCCAGGAAATCGGAAAGCTTCGCCGCCGGCTCCAGGTTCAGTGGATCTCCGGTTCGCTTGTCCGAAAGATTGGTCCGGAGCAGGGTTTCGGGTGTCGCCTCCACCTGGAAGGCCTGCCCGTTCATGCGAAATACGGTGAGGCACACGCCGTCCACGCTGATGCTGTGACCGATCTCCAACGCCCCGAGGAGCCCGGGGCTGCATTGCAGGGTCAGCCTCGCCCCCCAAGGCCCCATCTCCTGCTCCCTGATCGGGGCCGTCTCCCGCACGATTCCGGTGAACATGCGATTTCTAACCTCGCTTCACGGCTTGCCGCCTGGCCAGTTTACTACGACGGGGGCTGACACCCTTCCGGCGCGCCGCTCGATTCCCCCGCTTGAGCCGGCGGACCTCCCAATCCGCAAGTTCCCGGTATTGCCCCGGCGCCAGTCGTCCCAGCCTCAACGGGCCGATGGCGACCCGTCTCAGCTTCATGACCAGGTGGCCGACGACCCCGAACATGATCCGGAGCTGCCGGTTCCTGCCCTGCACCAGAACCACTTCGTACCAGGGGTTGTTTCCCGGCTCCAGCAATCGGATGCGGTGGACCGCCATCCGTTTACCCTTGGCACGAATCCCGCGCTGGAGGCGCCGGAGCGCGGCCGGCGACGGGGACCGCGCCACCTTGACGTGGTAGACCTTCTCCAGCCCACCGGCACGGGTGACGTTTCGGACCAGGTCCCCGTCATTGGTGAGCAGCATCAGGCCCTCGCTTTGAAAGTCCAACCGGCCCGCGGGAACCAACCGGACCCGGGAGGGGACCAACCTGGTGACGACGGGCCGGCCGCGGGGATCGGAGACGGCGCTCAGGACGCCGCGCGGCTTGTTCACGATGTAGTATTCGGTCTTCTCCGGACGCAGCAGGACACCGTCGATCCGGATCTCGTCCCGGGCCGGATCCGCCCGCGTTCCCAGCCGGTCGACGACTCTTCCGTTGACCGTGACTCGGCCCTGGAGGATGAACTCCTCCGACTTCCGCCGGGAAGCCAGGCCGGCGTGGGCCATGATTTTCTGCAGACGCCACATCGTTCCGGGTAGATCTTACGCGCCACGAGGGGGAACTTTCCTGTCCCCCCGTCCTTCAGCGGCTCCTCGCGCGTTCGACTGCTGCATCGGCGTTCGGCGGTTAGGAAACCGCCGCTCCGGCCGGAAGGGCGATTTCCTAATCGCCTGGTCCGGCAACTCAAGAATCGGCGGCTGGGAAACCGCCGCCCCGGGAATCTTCTAGCTGGAAAGAATCTCCTCGAACTCGGCGAGAGTCGGAAGCTCGCTCAGATCGTTGAGGCCGAAGTGGACCAGGAATTGCCGTCCGATGCCGTACAGGATCGGGCGTCCCACCGTCTTCTTGCGGCCCTGAGCCTCGATGAGCTTCTTCTCCAGCAGGGTCCGAATCGTCGAGGTTCCCTTCACCCCCCGGATCTCGGCGATCTCGGGCATGGTCACCGGCTGCTTGTAGGCAATGACCGCCAGCGTCTCCAGTGCGGCCAGCGAGAGCCGCGCCGAAGGCCGGCTCTTCAGATACCGGCGGATGGTCTCGTGGTGCCGGGCATGACTGTTCATCCGGTAGCCTCCGGCGACCTGCCGGATCTCCACCGAGTCCTGAACCGTATTGAACTCTTTCGCCACCTCCCTCACGAGCCTGGAAAGGTCCTGGGAGGAAGTCTCCGGAAAGACCTGGTGGAGTTGAGGGATGGATACGGGTTCCTTGGCGACGAAGAGAACCGCCAGGATCTGTGAAGCGAGCGGATCCTTCAACATGCCACGATTCGAATGTCCTGAAAGGCGCCCTTCTGGAAGAGTCGAATCTCGCCCAGCCGGACCAGTTCCAGGAGCGCCATGAGGGCAACCACCAGGTGGCGCCGGGAAATGCCCCGCTTGAAGAAGAGTGAGAAGAAGAACTCGCCCTCCAACTGGAGGAGCCGGCGAATCTCGTCGATCTTGCCGTCCAGCGTCACGTCGTCCCGATCGATCTCCACCAGGATCCGGTCCTTGTACCGGTTCACGATCCGGTGAAACGCCCGGACCACGTCGAAGAGATCGACCACGACCATCTCCTTTTCCTCCTCCGCGAACTCGTTCGTTCCCCGGGTCCAGGAGGACTGCTCCAGGATCTCCTTTTCGTGGAGCAGGTGGGCCGCCTTCTTGAACTGCTCGTATTGGAGCAGATCCCGGACCAGTTCCTCCCTGGGATCTTCCTCCGGTTCCGGCTCGGACAAGTCGTCTTCGGGGAGGAGCATTCTGGACTTGATGTGGATCAGCGTGGCCGCCATGACCAGGTATTCACCGGCCACGGTCATGTTCAGATCCCGCATCAACTGCAGGTAGTCCAGGTATTGCCGGGTCACCCGGGCGATGGGAATGTCCCGGATGTCCAGTTCCTGGGTCCGGATCAGGTGGAGCAGCAGGTCCAGCGGGCCCTCGAAGACATCGAGCTGAACCTGGCAAGTCTCCGTCTCGGTCACCATTGCGAACGCCGGTCGTAATTTATATTCATGGCCTGACGCACCTCCCCCAAGGTCTCCCGGGCGCGGCCCCGAACTCGCCGGCTGCCCTCCACCAGGATCTCCTTCACGCTCTCCCGGTCTTTCTCCAATTCGACGCGCTTCTGGTGCAAAGGCTCCACGACCGGGATCATTCCTTCGAGCAGCCGGCGCTTGCAGTCGATGCAGCCGATCTTCGCCGTCCGGCAACCCTGCGCCGCCCATTCCTGTCCCTCGAGCGGCGTGAAGACCTTGTGGTGGTCGAAGACCGGACACACCTCAGGGTCGCCCGGGTCGGTCCGGCGCACCCGCGCCGGGTCGGTGACCATGGTCATGACCTTGCGGCGAATCTTGCCCGGGTCTTCCGACAACTGGATCACGTTGCCGTAGCTCTTGCTCATCTTCCGGCCATCGGTGCCCGGCAGCCGCGGCGTGGTGGTGAGTTTGGCCTGGGGTTCGGGAAAGACGCGGCCGAAGAAGTGGTTGAAGCGCCGGGCGATCTCCCGCACCAGCTCCAGGTGGGAAACCTGATCCTCGCCCACGGGCACGACTTCGCCCTTGTAGATCATGATGTCGGCCGCCTGCAGAACCGGATATCCCAGGAAGCCGTAGTTGGAGAGGTCCTTCTCCCGCAACTGCATGACCTGCTCCTTGTAGGTGGGAACCCGCTCCAGCCAGGGCACGGGAACCACCATGGACAAGAGCAGATGGAGCTCGGCATGCTCCGGCACCAGGGACTGGATCATCAGGACCGATTTTTCAGGATCGAGGCCGGCCGCGATCCAGTCGATGGCGATCTCGATCACGTTGTCCTGGACCGCGCGGGTGTCCTGGTACTCGGAGGTCAACGCGTGCCAATCCACGATTCCGTAGATGCAGTCGTACTCCTCCTGCATGCCGACCCAGTTGTCCAGGGCGCCGATGAGGTGTCCCAGGTGCAACCGTCCCGTCGGCCTCATGCCGCTGAAAACCCGTTTCTTGGTCACGTTTTCGGCCTCCCTATTGCCGCGGCCGCCGTCCGCATTCGAAAGCGACGCCCATGATTTACCAGATACCCCCGTCTCGCAACCGGGGGAAAGGCGACTCCGGAGCGGCGACATTCTTGTCGCCGACTGGGCCAGGCGACTTTCCTGTGGCCTCTCGTCGGCGACAGGAAAGTCGCGGCTCTACTATAATGGCCCCCCGTGAGCGGCCTCCTTTTCAACACCGCCTTTGCATTTTATGTGGCCGGACTCGCATTCAGCACTCTCGTCTTCTTCGCCAACAAGGCAGCCCTCTTTCGAATTGCGGTCGTCACGGTGGGGATCGGCTTCGGATTGCACTCCGGATTCCTCATCGCTTCCGCGGTGGAGACGGCACACTTTCCGCTCACCGGTCTTCGCGATTCCCTGGGGTTTTTTGCCTGGACCGTCTCCCTGTGCTTTTTCGTTTCCTACGTCCGGTACCGGATCCGGGCCCTGAGCACCTTTCTGCTGCCGGCGGTGGCGGCACTGATGCTGGGCACGGTCTTTCTGAAGGCCTCGCCCATAAAACCAATGCTTAGCAGCGCTTGGCTCTACGTGCATACGCCGCTCATGTTCCTGGCCTACGGCATGTTTCTGGTCACTTTCGTGGCGGGCGTCCTCTACGTGTTCGAGGAACGCGAGCTCAAGAACAAGAAACCCAAGACCTTCTACTATCAGCTCCCTTCCCTGACCACGCTGGACGACCTGTTCCTGAAGTTCCTGGTGGCCGGCTTTTCCTTCATGACCGCCGGGCTCCTGACGGGGATCGTCTGGGCCGAGCAGGACTGGGTCAACGGATGGCACAAGGATCCCAAGGTCGTATCGGCCATGGTCACCTGGTGCATCTACCTGGCTCTGATCTACCTGCGGCTGACGGCGGGCTGGCGGGGAAAGAGAGCCGCGGTGGTGAGCATGGCCGGATTCCTGTGGGTGCTGTTCACCTATCTGGGCGCCAGCTACTTTGGAGGCCTTCACCAGTTCTAGCCCCATCGTTCCCCTCCACAAGCGGAGCGGAGAGACCTCGAACATGCATCCTGTCCTGGTCGGATTGAGCCACAAGACGGCTCCCATCGAAATTCGGGAACGGGTCGCCTTCCGCGAGGAAGCGGTCGCGTCGGCCCTGGAGGCGTTGCGCCGCGACTACCAGTTGCGGGAGAGCATGATCCTTTCGACCTGCAACCGGGTCGAAGTTCTGGCCCAGGGTGGAGACGACGCAGAGACCATCGACGGCATCAAGGACTTCCTTTACCGTTACCACTCGCTGGAGCCCGATTCGCTTGAGCAATACCTGTACGCCCTGCGGGAGCAGGATGCCGTCGTACACGTTTTCCGGGTGGCCAGCAGCCTCGACTCCATGGTTCCCGGAGAAGCCCAGATCCTGGGACAGTTGAAACAGGCGTACGCCGTTTCGGGGCAGGCGGGAGCCGCGGGAACGGCGCTGAAGGCCCTTCTTCCGTCGGCGTTTCGGGTCGCCAAACGGGTCCGGACCGATACCGGCATCTCCCAATCCGCGGTTTCGGTCAGTTCGGTGGCGGTGGAGCTGGCCCGGAAGATCTTCGGCAGTCTCAAGGGCAAGTCGGTTCTGCTGCTGGGCGCGGGCAAGATGGCCGAACTGGCCACCCGCAGCCTGGTCCGCTCCGGGATCTCCCGGGTCTTCGTCGCCAGCCGGACCGAGGCGCGATCCCGGCAACTGGCTTCGCTTTTCGGCGCCACGTCGATTCCTCTGGCCGACCTGGAAGAGCGCCTGCCCGAGTCGGACATCCTGCTGGTCTCCACCAGTTCCGACTCCTACATCCTGGGTCCCGAGACCGTCAATGACGCGGTCCACCGGCGCAAATACGCGCCCCTGTTCATCATCGACATTGCGGTCCCCAGGAACGTGGACCCCCGGGTGAACCAGATCGAAAACGTCTTCCTTTACGACATCGACGACCTGCAGACGGTGATCGGGGCCAATTTGCGGGAACGCCGGCGCGAAGCCGAGCTGGCCGAGGAGATCGTCCGGCGGGAATCCGAGCGCCACATGCAGCGCATCGCTTCCATGAGCCTCGGCCCGCTCATCGCCGACCTGAGAGGCCGCCTCGAAGAGATCTGCCTGGCTCAACTGGAACAGAGCCGCCAGGGAATGACCGACGCCGACTCCAACCGGATGGAACAGATTCTCCGCAAGACGGCCCGCCGCATCGCGCACCCCATCATCATGGAGATCAAGTCGCCGGCGCAGGACCCGCAGCGGCGCCTGCACAACATCCAGATGATCAAGCAGGCATTCGGTCTGGACAAAGGGGAATGACGCGAATCCGCGTGGGATCGCGGGGCAGCCCCCTGGCGTTGCGGCAGGCCGAGATCGTCTGCCGCGAACTGGAGCGGCGCCACCCCGGCGTCACGACCCGGATCCGGGTGATCCGTACCAGCGGAGACCAACCGCGGCCCGAACCGCAGTTCGCGGGACTCTCGGTGAAGCGGATGTTCGTCAAGGAGATCGAGGATGCCCTCCTCCGGGAGGAGATCGACCTGGCGGTCCACAGCCTCAAGGACCTGCCCTCCGAGCTGCCCCCGGGGCTCTGCCTGGCCGCCATTCCCGAACGTGAGGACCCAAGGGACGCGCTGGTTTCCTCGCTCGCCGTTCGAAGTCCAAGGGAGATCCCCCGAAACGGCCGGATCGGCACAAGTTCACTGAGACGGACCGTCCAGTTGCGGCTACTTCGTCCCGACCTGGAGATCCTACCTCTGCGGGGGAACGTGGGCACGCGAATCCGGAAGATGGAAGAGCAACGCCTGGACGGGATCGTATTGGCGGCCGCCGGTTTGAAGAGACTCGGCCTGGAAGACCGGATCGCATTCACCTTCTCCCAGGACCAGATGCTTTCCGCCATCGGACAGGGCGCCCTGGCGGTGGAATGCCGGTGCGGCGACCGGCAGACCCGGGACCTGTTGGCTGCCCTCGACCATCCTCCGACCCGCGTCTGCACCGACGCCGAACGGCGGTTCCTGGAGCGAATGGGCGGAGGCTGCCAGGTTCCCATGGGGGCGCATGCCTCCCTCACGTCCGACGGCAGCGAGTTTCAGGCCGTCCTGGCCAGCCCTTACCGGCCCATCAGTCTCCGCCACCGCGTCCACGGACCCGAACAGGAGCTTCCGCAGATGGCCCTCGACGCCGCCGAGTCGATCCTCTCCCGGGGAGGCGGCGAAATCCTTCGCGAATTGGAGGAAAGGGGGCCGGCATGAGCCGTCCGTTGGAAGGACGAAAGATCCTGGTGACCCGGAGCCGCACGCAAGCGAGCGAGTTCTCCCGGCTCCTGCGCCAAGCCGGCGCCGACGTCGTGGAGATCCCGTCCATCGAGATCGTGCCCCGGCCCAACCGGGAGCTGGATCCATGCATCGCCAGGGCCCACCGGTTCGACTGGCTCTTCTTCACCAGCGTCAACGGGGCCGAGATTTTCCTCTCACGGGCACGGGAGTCGGACGCTCCCATGTCCGGGAAGGATGGACCGCCCCCCCGAATCTGCGCCATCGGACCGGCCACGGCCCGGCGAGTGGAACGGTTCGGCCGGGAGGTTCACCTGGTGCCGGTGCGCTACCAGGCGGAGGGCGTCCTGGAGGCGTTTCTGGAACTTCACTCGAACCGGATCGAAGGCCTGAATATACTGATTCCAAGAGCCAGCCAGGCCCGCTCCCTGTTGCCCCGGGAACTGACCCGCCACGGCGCTCAGGTGGAGGTAGTTCCCGTCTACGACACGGTGGTCCCTGAGGAGAGTCGAGTGGCGCTCAAGCAGGCCCTCGAAGCGGGCGCACCCGATCTCATCACCTTCACGAGTTCGTCCACCGTCCGCCATCTGATGAATCTGGCGACCGATCCGGACGGCGTTCGGTCCGTTCCCTGCGCCGCCATCGGACCCATCACGGCGGCAACGGCCTGCGAGCATGGAATCCAAATAGCGGTCGAATCCCGGGAATCCACCATCCCGGGACTGTTCGCGGCCATCTGCAACTATTTCGACCAGAAGGGTGCTCGGAGACGATTGTGAAAGAACAGTGCCGCGAACACTACGACCAGGGCGAGCGTTGACAATTCTTCGCCGCCCGGTTTCGGAAGAGTTCCATCCCCGGTTTCGCGCTTTCCCAGGACTGCCGTCAGGTACTGCTGGCGGGCCAGGCAAAGTGGGTCCTGGCCTGCTCAAGATCGAACGTCTCCGGGTCCCAGTGGCCGTACCATTCCTTGAGCTCGGCGGGGTCTTCCTCCCAGGGATCGACTCCCGTCTGCCGGAACTTCACAAGACGTTCGTAGCCGGGGATCTTTGTCCGTCAAGCACGCTCCACCTCGAACGCCGCCAGGTTGCGAGACTCCTTGCTGAACTCCACGGCGATCAGATAGATCGGCTGTCCTGACCCACGGTACTTGTCCGCGTACCGTTTGGA is a genomic window of Acidobacteriota bacterium containing:
- the hemC gene encoding hydroxymethylbilane synthase, which gives rise to MTRIRVGSRGSPLALRQAEIVCRELERRHPGVTTRIRVIRTSGDQPRPEPQFAGLSVKRMFVKEIEDALLREEIDLAVHSLKDLPSELPPGLCLAAIPEREDPRDALVSSLAVRSPREIPRNGRIGTSSLRRTVQLRLLRPDLEILPLRGNVGTRIRKMEEQRLDGIVLAAAGLKRLGLEDRIAFTFSQDQMLSAIGQGALAVECRCGDRQTRDLLAALDHPPTRVCTDAERRFLERMGGGCQVPMGAHASLTSDGSEFQAVLASPYRPISLRHRVHGPEQELPQMALDAAESILSRGGGEILRELEERGPA
- the scpB gene encoding SMC-Scp complex subunit ScpB, with the protein product MLKDPLASQILAVLFVAKEPVSIPQLHQVFPETSSQDLSRLVREVAKEFNTVQDSVEIRQVAGGYRMNSHARHHETIRRYLKSRPSARLSLAALETLAVIAYKQPVTMPEIAEIRGVKGTSTIRTLLEKKLIEAQGRKKTVGRPILYGIGRQFLVHFGLNDLSELPTLAEFEEILSS
- a CDS encoding pseudouridine synthase — encoded protein: MWRLQKIMAHAGLASRRKSEEFILQGRVTVNGRVVDRLGTRADPARDEIRIDGVLLRPEKTEYYIVNKPRGVLSAVSDPRGRPVVTRLVPSRVRLVPAGRLDFQSEGLMLLTNDGDLVRNVTRAGGLEKVYHVKVARSPSPAALRRLQRGIRAKGKRMAVHRIRLLEPGNNPWYEVVLVQGRNRQLRIMFGVVGHLVMKLRRVAIGPLRLGRLAPGQYRELADWEVRRLKRGNRAARRKGVSPRRSKLARRQAVKRG
- a CDS encoding uroporphyrinogen-III synthase, coding for MSRPLEGRKILVTRSRTQASEFSRLLRQAGADVVEIPSIEIVPRPNRELDPCIARAHRFDWLFFTSVNGAEIFLSRARESDAPMSGKDGPPPRICAIGPATARRVERFGREVHLVPVRYQAEGVLEAFLELHSNRIEGLNILIPRASQARSLLPRELTRHGAQVEVVPVYDTVVPEESRVALKQALEAGAPDLITFTSSSTVRHLMNLATDPDGVRSVPCAAIGPITAATACEHGIQIAVESRESTIPGLFAAICNYFDQKGARRRL
- the trpS gene encoding tryptophan--tRNA ligase — protein: MTKKRVFSGMRPTGRLHLGHLIGALDNWVGMQEEYDCIYGIVDWHALTSEYQDTRAVQDNVIEIAIDWIAAGLDPEKSVLMIQSLVPEHAELHLLLSMVVPVPWLERVPTYKEQVMQLREKDLSNYGFLGYPVLQAADIMIYKGEVVPVGEDQVSHLELVREIARRFNHFFGRVFPEPQAKLTTTPRLPGTDGRKMSKSYGNVIQLSEDPGKIRRKVMTMVTDPARVRRTDPGDPEVCPVFDHHKVFTPLEGQEWAAQGCRTAKIGCIDCKRRLLEGMIPVVEPLHQKRVELEKDRESVKEILVEGSRRVRGRARETLGEVRQAMNINYDRRSQW
- the ccsA gene encoding cytochrome c biogenesis protein CcsA gives rise to the protein MSGLLFNTAFAFYVAGLAFSTLVFFANKAALFRIAVVTVGIGFGLHSGFLIASAVETAHFPLTGLRDSLGFFAWTVSLCFFVSYVRYRIRALSTFLLPAVAALMLGTVFLKASPIKPMLSSAWLYVHTPLMFLAYGMFLVTFVAGVLYVFEERELKNKKPKTFYYQLPSLTTLDDLFLKFLVAGFSFMTAGLLTGIVWAEQDWVNGWHKDPKVVSAMVTWCIYLALIYLRLTAGWRGKRAAVVSMAGFLWVLFTYLGASYFGGLHQF
- a CDS encoding riboflavin synthase; its protein translation is MFTGIVRETAPIREQEMGPWGARLTLQCSPGLLGALEIGHSISVDGVCLTVFRMNGQAFQVEATPETLLRTNLSDKRTGDPLNLEPAAKLSDFLGGHLVQGHVDAPGRLVSKLPEGNSWIFRIEAPAEVLRYCTFKGSIAVNGVSLTLSALNSKGFEATIIPHTMAVTNFGTMAVGDRVNLEADLISKYVETHVRHHTGQPADFSG
- the hemA gene encoding glutamyl-tRNA reductase translates to MHPVLVGLSHKTAPIEIRERVAFREEAVASALEALRRDYQLRESMILSTCNRVEVLAQGGDDAETIDGIKDFLYRYHSLEPDSLEQYLYALREQDAVVHVFRVASSLDSMVPGEAQILGQLKQAYAVSGQAGAAGTALKALLPSAFRVAKRVRTDTGISQSAVSVSSVAVELARKIFGSLKGKSVLLLGAGKMAELATRSLVRSGISRVFVASRTEARSRQLASLFGATSIPLADLEERLPESDILLVSTSSDSYILGPETVNDAVHRRKYAPLFIIDIAVPRNVDPRVNQIENVFLYDIDDLQTVIGANLRERRREAELAEEIVRRESERHMQRIASMSLGPLIADLRGRLEEICLAQLEQSRQGMTDADSNRMEQILRKTARRIAHPIIMEIKSPAQDPQRRLHNIQMIKQAFGLDKGE
- the ribB gene encoding 3,4-dihydroxy-2-butanone-4-phosphate synthase, with product MSLDSIENAIEDIHDGKMIIVVDEEDRENEGDLTMAAERVTPESINFMATHGRGLICMPMTPERLDRLEIPLMVSRNESMYETAFCVSIEGRRNVSTGISAADRATTILTAIDPRTRPEDLIRPGHVFPLRARPGGVLERAGQTEAAVDLARIAGLDPAGVICEIMNEDGTMARLPDLQRFAARHGIKIVSVVDLMKFRLRTERFVKRIQEIPFECEQGRFQLVLYENELDGNRHVVLTKGRVNTDEPVLVRVHSALLLGDVFSGLKHDSGRELRKALELIQAEGRGVLVYLRYTDKEDRLLREITGEIQYPANFRDYGVGAQILADLGLRNIRVLTNHPKKIVGLEGFNLNVVEQLSIPVRRAGDGQKERRGVASGK
- a CDS encoding segregation/condensation protein A encodes the protein MVTETETCQVQLDVFEGPLDLLLHLIRTQELDIRDIPIARVTRQYLDYLQLMRDLNMTVAGEYLVMAATLIHIKSRMLLPEDDLSEPEPEEDPREELVRDLLQYEQFKKAAHLLHEKEILEQSSWTRGTNEFAEEEKEMVVVDLFDVVRAFHRIVNRYKDRILVEIDRDDVTLDGKIDEIRRLLQLEGEFFFSLFFKRGISRRHLVVALMALLELVRLGEIRLFQKGAFQDIRIVAC